One genomic window of Maribacter aquivivus includes the following:
- a CDS encoding helix-turn-helix domain-containing protein yields the protein MKIGKEKNIPTLSSYEISNFHMHSIDWLPIISNTRHDDFHINRIDDISDKKRFHVLPHRKTFHDFFFLTKGTSRRSKGLNSYEIKAPAIFFLPAYQITEHDMISEDAEGFYCHFHERILDIFPKGMLTERFAFFQYQSNPIVQLNTKIQDIIADILERLFTIYRGESSGKNLISLYLMTIFEELKSEMPEVVTKNRKSNFEITKRYKHALAKHIYDYQNITDYADLLNVTPNYLNKCVKTAIDKTAQDLLKEMLILEAKTLIKHSELNISEIAVKLCNQTPSNFARFFKKQTGLSPKEYAQTN from the coding sequence ATGAAAATTGGTAAAGAAAAAAATATACCGACCTTAAGTTCATATGAAATATCTAATTTTCATATGCATTCTATTGATTGGTTGCCCATAATATCCAATACAAGACATGATGACTTTCATATTAATAGGATCGATGATATTAGTGACAAGAAACGTTTTCATGTACTACCCCATCGTAAAACTTTTCACGATTTCTTTTTTTTAACCAAAGGAACCTCTAGAAGAAGTAAAGGATTAAATAGTTATGAAATAAAGGCTCCCGCTATTTTCTTTTTACCCGCATATCAAATTACGGAGCATGATATGATCAGTGAAGATGCCGAAGGTTTTTACTGCCATTTTCATGAACGTATTCTAGATATATTCCCAAAAGGTATGTTGACCGAGCGTTTTGCTTTTTTTCAATACCAGTCTAATCCTATAGTACAGTTAAATACTAAAATACAGGATATCATTGCTGATATTTTAGAGCGGTTATTCACTATTTATAGAGGAGAGAGTTCTGGTAAAAACTTGATTTCCTTATATTTAATGACAATTTTTGAGGAACTTAAATCTGAAATGCCAGAGGTTGTAACGAAAAATAGAAAGTCGAATTTTGAAATTACAAAACGGTATAAACATGCACTTGCAAAACATATTTATGATTATCAAAATATAACCGACTATGCAGATTTATTGAATGTTACACCAAACTACCTTAATAAATGTGTTAAAACCGCAATTGATAAAACCGCACAGGATCTTCTTAAAGAAATGCTCATCTTAGAAGCAAAAACATTAATCAAACATTCTGAACTTAACATCTCGGAAATCGCCGTGAAACTTTGTAATCAGACCCCAAGTAATTTTGCGCGTTTTTTTAAAAAACAAACCGGACTTTCTCCAAAAGAATACGCACAAACCAACTAG
- a CDS encoding cyclase family protein — protein sequence MRIIDLSVTISDKVKEPFPTAINYEDHKKGAKTMGKILFDGLGDVFPDGNGPAGEFLTVNSHAGTHVDAPYHYYPTCNGEPSRTIDEMPLDWFFRDGVVLDFTDKPAGFMFEPNDLKEKLAAIKYTLKPYDIVLIRCDASKHLHEKDFTSRHVGASAKATHWLIDQGIKVMGTDGWSWDIPLHLQAKDYRSNPRPGIIWQAHYVGIEKEYCQIEKLANLDKLPPFGFKVACFPAKIEKASAGWTRAVAILDE from the coding sequence ATGAGAATAATTGACTTATCCGTAACCATTTCAGACAAAGTAAAAGAGCCTTTCCCTACCGCCATTAATTATGAAGACCACAAAAAAGGGGCTAAAACCATGGGTAAGATTTTATTCGATGGTTTAGGTGATGTATTTCCAGATGGAAATGGCCCTGCCGGAGAATTTTTAACGGTAAATAGTCATGCTGGAACTCATGTTGATGCTCCCTACCATTATTACCCAACCTGTAATGGCGAACCATCAAGAACAATTGATGAAATGCCCCTGGATTGGTTTTTTAGAGATGGAGTTGTGTTGGACTTTACGGATAAGCCCGCCGGTTTTATGTTTGAACCAAACGATTTAAAAGAGAAATTAGCCGCCATTAAATACACCTTAAAGCCTTACGATATTGTTTTAATTCGTTGTGATGCTTCCAAACATTTACACGAAAAAGATTTTACCAGTAGGCATGTTGGTGCTTCTGCAAAAGCAACTCATTGGCTAATAGACCAAGGTATTAAGGTTATGGGTACAGATGGATGGAGTTGGGACATTCCTTTACACCTACAAGCTAAAGATTACAGATCAAACCCTAGACCAGGGATCATTTGGCAAGCTCACTACGTAGGTATTGAAAAAGAATACTGCCAAATAGAAAAATTGGCTAACTTAGATAAACTTCCCCCTTTTGGATTTAAAGTAGCTTGTTTTCCGGCAAAAATTGAAAAAGCCAGCGCAGGGTGGACCCGTGCGGTAGCCATTTTGGATGAATAA
- a CDS encoding aromatic ring-hydroxylating dioxygenase subunit alpha translates to MSTHTFTMNESFPMNAWYAVAWDVELKHKLLPRTICNKPLVLYRKKDGTPIALEDACWHRLLPLSKGSLREDTVVCGYHGLEYNSDGRCSYMPSQETINPSACVRSYPVIQKYRFIWVWMGNPALADESKIPDMHWNDDPDWAGDGQMIKVHCNYRLVVDNLMDLTHETFVHSETIGDRNVAEAPFDVHYDEKTATVTRWMKDIQPPPFWKGQLNKVFDHDGTVDRWQIIKFEAPCTVNIDVGVAIANTGAQEGDRSKGVNGYVLNTITPTTNQTCLYFWAFSRNYNLKDQSNTTELKNGVAHIFSQDEDILEAQQKAINENPDREFYNLNIDAGAMWARRITDNMVAKEKKD, encoded by the coding sequence ATGTCTACACATACTTTTACCATGAACGAATCTTTCCCCATGAACGCTTGGTATGCCGTTGCATGGGATGTAGAACTAAAGCATAAATTACTACCACGTACAATTTGTAATAAGCCTTTGGTATTATATAGAAAAAAAGATGGAACGCCAATAGCTTTAGAGGATGCTTGCTGGCATAGACTATTGCCCTTGTCTAAAGGTAGCCTAAGAGAAGATACGGTTGTTTGCGGTTATCATGGGCTTGAGTATAATAGTGATGGGCGTTGTTCGTATATGCCATCGCAAGAAACCATAAACCCATCTGCCTGTGTACGCTCATATCCTGTAATTCAGAAATATCGTTTTATTTGGGTATGGATGGGCAACCCGGCATTGGCCGATGAATCAAAAATTCCGGATATGCATTGGAACGATGATCCAGACTGGGCAGGTGACGGACAAATGATTAAAGTGCACTGTAATTACAGGTTGGTGGTTGATAATTTGATGGACCTTACCCACGAAACTTTTGTACATTCAGAAACTATTGGTGACCGTAATGTGGCAGAAGCACCCTTTGATGTACACTACGATGAGAAAACGGCGACCGTTACGCGTTGGATGAAAGATATACAGCCACCACCATTTTGGAAAGGGCAATTGAACAAAGTATTTGACCATGATGGTACTGTAGATCGCTGGCAGATCATAAAATTTGAAGCTCCCTGTACCGTAAATATAGATGTTGGCGTAGCTATAGCGAATACGGGTGCTCAAGAAGGTGATAGGTCTAAAGGGGTCAATGGCTACGTATTAAATACCATAACACCAACTACGAACCAGACCTGTCTTTATTTCTGGGCGTTCAGCAGAAATTATAACTTAAAGGACCAAAGCAATACCACAGAACTTAAAAATGGGGTCGCCCATATTTTTTCTCAGGATGAGGATATTTTAGAGGCCCAACAAAAGGCAATCAACGAAAACCCGGATCGTGAATTTTATAATTTGAACATAGATGCCGGGGCCATGTGGGCAAGAAGAATTACTGATAATATGGTCGCAAAAGAAAAGAAGGACTAA
- a CDS encoding PDR/VanB family oxidoreductase: MRYRNTWEDAVVSKMEKVADNVMQIQIIPAGDTAAFTVGSHLDIAVLINDLPEIRSYSLVGRYGSNKPYTIAVKRLPASRGGSKYMWGLKEGSKLRISQPTNHFELSFNTSNYLLIAGGIGITPILGMAEELMAKTDKNVRMLYLGRSAQEMPYIEALQKLLGQRLTVHYSDIDGFFDTSKILNLCDIETQVYLCGPIGLMNAVRKTWENGPLNNQNLRFETFGASGLFAPQAYTVKLPRFNREVQVNENQTLLSALLDVKIDVMYDCKKGECGLCQVDILEYSGDIDHRDFFFSEEEKGKNKKMCACVSRVANGNITIDTAYRG, encoded by the coding sequence ATGAGATATAGGAATACTTGGGAAGATGCCGTGGTGAGTAAAATGGAAAAAGTTGCAGATAATGTAATGCAGATTCAAATTATCCCTGCAGGTGATACAGCGGCTTTTACAGTGGGGTCACATTTAGATATTGCTGTTTTAATCAATGACTTGCCAGAAATCAGGAGTTACTCTTTGGTTGGGCGGTACGGTTCAAATAAACCCTATACCATAGCGGTAAAACGTTTGCCCGCAAGCCGTGGCGGGTCCAAATATATGTGGGGATTAAAAGAAGGTAGCAAATTGCGCATTTCACAGCCCACCAATCATTTTGAACTTAGTTTTAATACTTCTAATTATCTACTTATAGCAGGCGGTATTGGAATTACGCCCATTCTAGGGATGGCCGAAGAGTTAATGGCGAAAACTGACAAAAATGTACGCATGTTATATTTGGGCAGGTCTGCCCAAGAAATGCCTTATATAGAGGCGTTGCAAAAGTTATTGGGGCAACGCTTAACAGTACATTATAGTGATATTGATGGTTTTTTTGATACGTCAAAAATTTTAAATCTTTGCGATATTGAAACGCAAGTATACTTATGTGGACCCATTGGCTTAATGAATGCAGTTCGAAAGACATGGGAAAATGGACCGTTAAATAATCAAAATTTACGGTTCGAGACTTTTGGGGCTTCGGGTTTGTTTGCTCCCCAGGCATACACTGTTAAATTACCAAGGTTTAATAGAGAAGTACAGGTAAATGAAAATCAAACCTTATTGTCAGCTTTACTTGATGTAAAAATAGATGTCATGTATGATTGCAAAAAAGGAGAATGCGGATTATGTCAAGTAGATATTCTTGAGTATTCTGGCGATATTGATCATCGCGATTTCTTTTTCAGCGAAGAAGAAAAAGGTAAAAATAAAAAAATGTGTGCCTGTGTAAGCAGGGTTGCCAATGGTAATATTACCATAGACACTGCTTATAGGGGATAG
- a CDS encoding MFS transporter: MSKPITLQLDERAISTMQYATIFVCFLMNILDGMDVLVISYCAPAIAKSWAIGPEALGMVFSAGLAGMALGALLLAPYADKIGRKKMILISAFLMGTSIFLTGYTETVPQLIFLRFISGLGIGSMLASTASLTAEYTPNKSKDFWVSFVIAGYPVGAVLAGYVAASVVPSSGWQMMFKLAGLASFITIPLIFIFLSESIEYYVRRQPKHALVKVNRLLTKLKIPEISTLPEKPAKLLGIPVNQLLSKKYKRSTIQLWVALFFAFGCLYFLISWIPKLATNAGLSMELAIYSGTVFNVGAFFGVIIQGYISSKMGLKKTIALFLGITAVLMAMFSVFVGSDFILIVFGLLGFTLQGGFVGLYAVAARMYPTEFRTTGVGWAIGAGRLGGVLGPALGGVLVGMGLSMSANFMIFAVPALLAGIVTYFISSKEIS, from the coding sequence ATGTCTAAACCAATTACACTGCAGTTAGATGAGCGTGCCATCTCTACCATGCAATACGCTACCATATTCGTTTGTTTTTTAATGAACATTTTAGATGGTATGGATGTGCTGGTCATTTCATATTGTGCCCCTGCAATCGCTAAATCGTGGGCTATAGGTCCAGAAGCTTTAGGTATGGTATTTAGTGCAGGTCTTGCAGGAATGGCATTGGGGGCATTGTTACTGGCGCCATATGCGGATAAGATTGGCCGAAAAAAAATGATTTTGATAAGTGCCTTTTTAATGGGTACAAGTATATTTTTAACAGGTTACACAGAAACAGTACCGCAATTGATTTTTCTTCGCTTTATTAGTGGTTTAGGCATTGGTAGCATGCTCGCCAGTACCGCATCTTTAACGGCAGAATACACACCAAATAAATCTAAAGATTTTTGGGTAAGTTTTGTTATAGCAGGTTATCCTGTTGGGGCAGTTTTGGCTGGGTATGTAGCAGCGTCTGTTGTGCCATCTAGCGGATGGCAAATGATGTTTAAATTAGCAGGCTTGGCTTCATTTATTACTATTCCGTTAATTTTTATATTCCTTTCGGAATCCATTGAATATTATGTAAGAAGGCAACCAAAGCATGCACTTGTGAAGGTTAATCGTCTTTTAACTAAATTAAAAATACCTGAAATTTCTACCTTACCAGAAAAACCGGCTAAATTGTTGGGTATTCCTGTAAATCAATTGCTTTCTAAAAAATACAAACGATCCACTATTCAGTTATGGGTAGCCTTATTTTTTGCCTTCGGATGCTTGTATTTTCTCATCAGTTGGATTCCTAAACTGGCTACGAATGCGGGCTTGTCTATGGAACTGGCCATTTACTCGGGCACGGTATTTAATGTAGGTGCGTTTTTTGGTGTTATTATACAAGGGTATATTTCATCTAAAATGGGACTTAAAAAAACCATTGCCCTGTTCTTGGGGATAACAGCTGTTTTAATGGCAATGTTCAGTGTATTTGTGGGTTCAGATTTTATACTGATAGTCTTTGGGTTATTAGGTTTTACCCTTCAAGGTGGTTTTGTTGGGCTGTATGCCGTGGCTGCCCGTATGTATCCCACAGAATTTAGAACTACAGGTGTGGGTTGGGCCATTGGTGCAGGTAGACTGGGAGGTGTATTGGGCCCTGCACTTGGCGGTGTACTCGTAGGTATGGGGCTTTCGATGTCCGCCAATTTTATGATTTTTGCCGTTCCTGCGCTTTTGGCAGGGATAGTTACTTATTTTATTTCATCAAAGGAAATTTCTTAG
- a CDS encoding protein-methionine-sulfoxide reductase heme-binding subunit MsrQ: MSNLKSLLTGKYMLWLLLAIPGVMMTLNYAKGQFKYEDIMHITGEFAARMLIISLIATPIRLMFPKTKVAQWLLRNRRFFGVAAFAYTLLHTIFYVLEFPISKIVNESIELSILTGWIAFFVFIPLAMTSTNAAVKRMGRNWKKLQQWVYLAAIMAFAHWALLGLQSEEGSMAGALAHFVPVMLLQLYRVYKQKFSK; the protein is encoded by the coding sequence ATGAGCAATTTGAAATCACTTCTCACAGGAAAATATATGCTTTGGCTTCTATTGGCCATACCGGGCGTTATGATGACCTTGAATTACGCAAAAGGACAATTTAAGTATGAAGACATCATGCATATTACCGGAGAATTTGCTGCTCGTATGTTGATTATAAGTCTTATTGCAACGCCAATTCGTCTAATGTTCCCTAAAACGAAAGTAGCGCAATGGTTATTAAGAAATAGACGCTTTTTTGGTGTTGCGGCATTTGCCTATACCTTACTCCATACCATTTTTTATGTGCTGGAATTTCCAATTTCTAAAATAGTAAATGAATCAATAGAGCTATCAATACTTACGGGGTGGATTGCTTTTTTCGTGTTTATTCCTTTAGCCATGACGAGTACCAATGCAGCAGTCAAACGAATGGGGCGCAATTGGAAAAAATTACAACAATGGGTGTATTTGGCTGCTATTATGGCTTTCGCTCATTGGGCACTTCTTGGGCTACAAAGTGAAGAAGGTAGTATGGCCGGAGCTTTGGCTCATTTTGTACCTGTAATGCTTTTACAGCTGTACCGGGTTTACAAGCAGAAGTTTTCAAAGTAA